In one Thermodesulfobium acidiphilum genomic region, the following are encoded:
- the murJ gene encoding murein biosynthesis integral membrane protein MurJ, whose amino-acid sequence MFSKPLAFIREILFAYSFGITHITDFFFFAFNLSNSLIWSILKTYSGSFMPVFLDIKSKDNDSATEFLANSFLWIIIQSIVLFVSTSLIIFLWQCHDKLISTNLALSIILLSVSYATLAGIGQFLTVICQSYYQFFYPVLFAFLFNIFTVGALLFFTKPFGINAFIFSQVIWAILQIIGLWIWIKKRIKKNIFKKLKLFNINQKRLLNLLLPTLIGTNLWPIHLFIATTAASWLASGAISAVNYSARFEYGTAGLVIFSIMSALFPTMISFASENKINEFKRTFSNGMNAIIYLMSPIVFSTIFFSYIIISITYRHGAFNNSAALITSQFLSYHILMLYTIGITGMSYQAFIALKKPWESFWSILAGIIFNIIFCALFVKPYGIFIVALGSIIGTLISSIWQLYILDKKGLFSLNRFLTKILIRGFIAFLCCLFFYCISHFLHLRGYFEIAYPLSSIAFYFILSFILKWEESKYFYNKVFKLTKKFTY is encoded by the coding sequence TTGTTCTCCAAACCTCTAGCTTTTATAAGAGAGATACTTTTTGCATATTCCTTTGGAATAACTCACATTACAGACTTCTTTTTCTTCGCTTTTAATCTCTCTAATTCCCTTATATGGTCTATTTTAAAAACTTATTCTGGCTCATTTATGCCTGTATTTTTAGATATAAAATCCAAAGATAACGACAGTGCGACTGAATTTCTTGCAAATTCTTTTCTCTGGATAATTATTCAATCGATAGTACTTTTTGTTTCAACCTCACTTATTATATTTTTGTGGCAATGTCACGACAAACTAATCAGTACAAATTTAGCTTTAAGTATAATTTTATTAAGTGTTTCGTATGCAACTCTTGCAGGAATTGGACAATTTCTCACTGTAATATGTCAATCTTATTATCAATTTTTCTACCCTGTGCTCTTTGCCTTTTTGTTTAACATATTTACAGTAGGCGCTCTACTCTTTTTCACAAAGCCATTTGGAATAAACGCATTTATCTTCTCTCAGGTAATTTGGGCAATTTTACAAATTATAGGCTTGTGGATCTGGATAAAAAAACGAATAAAGAAGAATATTTTTAAAAAGCTAAAACTTTTTAACATCAATCAAAAGAGACTTCTTAATCTACTATTGCCTACCCTAATAGGAACAAACCTTTGGCCGATTCATCTTTTTATAGCAACTACAGCAGCGTCCTGGCTTGCAAGTGGAGCAATAAGCGCAGTTAATTATTCTGCAAGATTCGAATATGGGACTGCTGGGCTTGTAATTTTTTCTATAATGAGTGCTCTTTTTCCAACTATGATATCCTTTGCAAGTGAAAATAAGATCAACGAATTCAAGAGAACCTTTTCCAATGGAATGAACGCAATTATTTATCTAATGTCTCCAATTGTATTTAGCACTATTTTTTTTAGTTACATAATAATATCAATTACTTATAGACATGGAGCCTTTAACAATAGTGCAGCTTTAATTACTTCACAATTTTTGTCTTATCATATATTGATGCTTTATACAATAGGAATAACTGGCATGTCATACCAGGCGTTTATAGCATTAAAAAAACCGTGGGAGAGCTTTTGGTCTATCCTGGCTGGAATAATTTTTAACATTATATTTTGTGCCCTGTTTGTCAAACCATATGGTATATTTATAGTAGCGCTAGGCTCAATTATTGGCACACTTATAAGTTCAATATGGCAACTATATATACTTGACAAAAAAGGTTTATTTTCGTTAAACAGGTTTTTAACAAAAATTTTAATTAGAGGTTTTATTGCGTTTTTATGTTGTTTATTTTTTTATTGTATATCACACTTCTTACATTTAAGGGGATATTTTGAGATAGCATATCCATTGTCCTCAATCGCATTTTACTTCATTTTAAGCTTTATCTTAAAGTGGGAAGAATCCAAATACTTTTATAATAAGGTTTTTAAATTAACAAAAAAATTTACTTATTAA
- a CDS encoding RrF2 family transcriptional regulator, with product MFKLSTKTRYGLRALCQLAQVKKGYTIPAHQLAKDQEISLSYLEQVLNVLKHHGIVESFKGPGGGYKLNVDPKKIIIKDVIEVLEGPVLITECSADPSKCHRAEDCLTRALWQKIGNQVNSFLGKITLNDLVKKNCKKLCK from the coding sequence ATGTTTAAGCTTTCAACCAAAACTAGATATGGATTAAGAGCTTTATGTCAGCTTGCACAGGTAAAAAAGGGTTACACCATACCTGCTCATCAGCTTGCCAAAGACCAGGAAATATCCCTTTCTTATCTTGAACAGGTTCTAAACGTTTTGAAACATCATGGAATAGTAGAAAGCTTTAAAGGTCCTGGCGGCGGATATAAGCTAAACGTAGACCCGAAGAAAATTATAATAAAGGATGTAATAGAGGTACTTGAAGGACCTGTTTTGATAACAGAGTGTTCGGCGGATCCTTCAAAGTGTCATAGGGCTGAGGATTGTCTGACAAGAGCGTTGTGGCAGAAAATTGGTAATCAGGTAAACTCTTTCTTAGGAAAAATTACCCTTAACGATCTGGTAAAAAAAAATTGTAAAAAACTCTGTAAGTAA
- a CDS encoding TatD family hydrolase, whose amino-acid sequence MYFDSHLHLESESFDSDREDVIKRAFDEQIGLMINVGSDLETSLKSVELSNKYKGKIFAVVGFHPHEAKFFNENFYNAIKDLTYFENVLAIGEIGLDYHYNYSPRESQINCFRKQLALAREVGLPVVIHMREATKDTIDILEEFNADSIGGVFHCFSGSVDTMKKVVSMNFFISFAGPITFSNSHKLRNVVFETPIERILSETDSPFLAPVPFRGKRNEPVNVKEVVRALSEIKNIEINDLKAILFENLLNAFPKLRHFKDKGLINY is encoded by the coding sequence ATGTATTTTGATAGTCATCTACATCTTGAGAGCGAATCGTTTGATTCTGACAGAGAGGATGTTATAAAGAGAGCTTTTGACGAACAAATAGGTTTGATGATTAATGTGGGATCGGATCTTGAAACCTCGCTTAAATCTGTAGAACTATCCAATAAATACAAGGGCAAAATTTTTGCTGTTGTTGGTTTTCATCCCCATGAAGCAAAATTTTTTAACGAAAATTTTTATAATGCAATAAAGGATTTAACTTACTTTGAAAACGTTTTAGCTATCGGTGAAATCGGACTTGATTATCACTATAATTATTCTCCGAGAGAATCTCAAATAAACTGTTTTAGAAAGCAGCTTGCGCTGGCAAGGGAAGTAGGGCTTCCAGTAGTTATTCATATGAGAGAGGCAACAAAGGATACTATTGACATATTAGAAGAGTTTAATGCTGACTCAATTGGTGGAGTGTTTCACTGTTTCTCTGGTTCTGTTGATACTATGAAAAAAGTAGTGTCTATGAATTTTTTTATATCTTTTGCAGGTCCAATAACTTTTTCAAATTCTCATAAGTTGAGAAACGTAGTCTTTGAGACTCCAATTGAAAGAATTTTGTCCGAAACCGATTCGCCATTTCTTGCTCCAGTACCTTTTAGAGGGAAAAGAAACGAACCTGTAAATGTAAAGGAGGTTGTAAGGGCCTTATCAGAGATAAAAAATATAGAAATTAACGATCTGAAGGCTATTTTATTTGAAAATTTATTGAACGCTTTTCCTAAATTAAGGCATTTTAAGGATAAAGGCCTTATTAACTATTAA
- a CDS encoding stage V sporulation protein S, translated as MADIRVSANSAAKSVAGAIAGAMREKGRVEVQAIGAGAVNQAIKAIIIARGYLAPGGLDVICIPSFTYVNVDGEERTAIKLIVEPRY; from the coding sequence ATGGCAGATATTAGGGTAAGTGCTAACTCAGCTGCAAAGTCTGTGGCAGGGGCTATTGCTGGAGCTATGAGGGAAAAGGGTAGAGTTGAAGTTCAGGCCATTGGCGCCGGTGCTGTAAACCAGGCTATTAAAGCAATAATTATAGCAAGAGGTTATCTTGCGCCAGGTGGTCTTGATGTTATTTGTATTCCGTCATTTACTTATGTAAATGTGGACGGTGAAGAGAGGACTGCAATAAAGCTTATTGTTGAGCCAAGATATTAG
- the rsmI gene encoding 16S rRNA (cytidine(1402)-2'-O)-methyltransferase, translating into MGTPIGNLRDITYRAVEVLNSVGSVFCEDTRVSLKLLKYYNIKKPLFSFNSHNFLKQSELVLNRLEHESVGLITDAGMPGISDPGSFLVDLVRKNNYEIIVIPGPSSLTASIALSGFKPNLWLFPGFFPKDNSKRKEIINAYVYSGGHLIFFESAKRLFDTLLWIRNNFKFNPRVCVFKEITKIYEEVICFELSLIEEKLESSNIKGEIVVALESAGTFVDKEEESYQLALELIKLGIEPSRVVRLLSKYLGVNKNCLYKKLLPN; encoded by the coding sequence ATTGGTACTCCTATAGGAAATCTAAGAGATATAACCTATCGGGCAGTAGAGGTTTTAAATTCGGTAGGATCAGTGTTTTGTGAGGATACAAGAGTAAGTCTAAAACTTCTGAAATATTATAATATAAAAAAACCTCTTTTTTCTTTTAATTCTCATAATTTTTTAAAACAATCTGAACTCGTGTTAAACAGGCTTGAACACGAATCTGTTGGACTTATAACTGATGCTGGTATGCCTGGTATTTCTGATCCGGGATCATTTTTGGTTGATCTGGTTAGAAAGAATAACTACGAGATAATAGTAATACCTGGCCCAAGTTCATTAACAGCGTCAATTGCTCTATCAGGTTTCAAACCAAATCTATGGCTCTTTCCTGGTTTTTTTCCTAAAGATAATTCTAAAAGAAAAGAAATTATCAATGCTTATGTCTATTCAGGAGGACATCTTATTTTTTTCGAGTCTGCCAAGAGATTATTTGATACTTTGCTTTGGATAAGAAATAATTTCAAATTTAACCCAAGAGTTTGCGTGTTCAAGGAAATTACAAAAATTTATGAAGAGGTTATTTGTTTTGAACTGTCTTTGATAGAAGAGAAGTTAGAATCATCTAATATCAAAGGCGAAATTGTTGTAGCTCTTGAGTCAGCTGGGACATTTGTAGATAAAGAAGAAGAATCTTATCAGCTAGCATTAGAATTAATAAAACTTGGAATTGAGCCTTCAAGGGTAGTTAGACTCCTTTCTAAATATTTAGGAGTGAATAAAAACTGCCTTTACAAAAAGCTTTTACCGAATTAA
- a CDS encoding sulfurtransferase TusA family protein — MENIKFLNPLKVNKTIDIVYLMCPMHIVSIKKALRELKEGEILEVLSDFSHALEDIPNWCKMSGHEFLGIIECDDYVKFYIRKSQVDPLNDLS, encoded by the coding sequence ATGGAGAATATTAAATTTTTAAATCCGTTAAAGGTAAACAAGACTATTGATATAGTTTATCTTATGTGTCCAATGCATATCGTTTCAATTAAAAAGGCCCTTAGAGAATTAAAGGAGGGGGAGATACTTGAGGTATTAAGCGATTTTTCCCATGCACTTGAAGATATACCAAATTGGTGCAAGATGTCAGGACACGAATTTTTGGGAATTATAGAATGTGATGATTACGTGAAATTTTATATTAGAAAGTCTCAGGTTGACCCACTTAATGATCTATCTTGA
- a CDS encoding YbjQ family protein, with the protein MVKEILITTELDPQGYLIKERFGVVFGVSVFSRNVLGNFFGSIRAIFGGEQSGYAKMIMKNRDNAIEKLVENARNLGANAVIGVRFDSNEFDSGKGQSMNEVVVYGTAVILEKK; encoded by the coding sequence ATGGTGAAAGAAATCTTGATTACTACAGAACTTGATCCCCAGGGATACTTAATTAAAGAAAGGTTTGGCGTTGTATTCGGAGTATCTGTTTTTTCCAGAAATGTGCTGGGCAACTTTTTCGGAAGCATTCGTGCAATTTTTGGTGGAGAACAAAGCGGCTATGCAAAAATGATTATGAAAAATAGAGACAATGCTATTGAGAAACTGGTTGAAAATGCAAGAAATTTGGGTGCAAATGCCGTAATAGGAGTAAGATTTGATTCTAATGAATTCGATTCAGGTAAAGGTCAATCTATGAATGAAGTTGTAGTTTATGGTACTGCAGTTATATTAGAGAAGAAATAA
- a CDS encoding stage V sporulation protein S: protein MSELKVSAKSNPNAVAGALANTIREKGRAELQAIGAGAVNQAIKAIAIARGYVAPSAIDLICVPAFADVEIQGEAKTAVKLIVEPRRPQS from the coding sequence ATGTCAGAACTAAAGGTCAGTGCTAAATCAAATCCAAATGCTGTAGCAGGTGCCCTTGCAAACACAATAAGAGAAAAAGGGCGAGCAGAACTACAAGCTATAGGTGCTGGAGCTGTGAATCAAGCAATAAAAGCAATAGCTATAGCTAGAGGTTATGTTGCACCCAGCGCAATAGATCTTATCTGCGTACCTGCTTTTGCAGATGTAGAAATTCAAGGTGAAGCTAAAACAGCTGTAAAATTAATTGTTGAACCAAGAAGGCCACAATCTTAA
- a CDS encoding cysteine desulfurase family protein, whose translation MIYLDYYSTSPIEDEVCEAMYPYLKERFFNPLSKNKMGAMIKEEIEKARSKVAKLINASDDEIIFTSSGTESNNTVIKGLSFAYEKRGKHVITSKSEHHSVLNPMRSLERMGFYVTFLSPDKYGEIKPSYVESAIRDDTMLVSLSFGSVDVGTINNIKEIAKILKKKDILFHTDAVAAVGNVHIDVRDLGVDSLSFSSHIFGGPKGVGGFYLRDGLRFMPLIYGGPQEFGKRAGTENVPGIIGIGVAAELAMLNLDKRIEKRNKLISEIKKILSLDGIKLVGKDLERLPGHLSFIIDKVKSSDMISYLESNDIYVSSGSPCVSYALKASPVLISMGYTFEQASSIIALSTSHKTTEEEIGLFLEIFERGIKKLRR comes from the coding sequence ATGATCTATCTTGATTATTACTCTACTTCTCCAATAGAAGATGAAGTTTGTGAGGCGATGTATCCATATTTGAAAGAAAGGTTCTTTAATCCTCTTTCAAAAAATAAAATGGGCGCTATGATAAAGGAAGAAATTGAAAAAGCAAGGTCGAAAGTAGCTAAACTAATAAATGCGAGCGATGACGAGATTATATTTACATCATCTGGCACGGAATCAAACAACACTGTTATTAAAGGTTTGTCTTTTGCTTATGAAAAGAGGGGCAAGCACGTTATTACCTCAAAGTCTGAACATCATTCAGTATTGAATCCAATGAGAAGTCTTGAAAGAATGGGTTTTTATGTTACGTTTCTGTCACCAGATAAATATGGAGAAATCAAACCTTCTTATGTGGAAAGTGCAATAAGAGACGACACAATGTTAGTTTCGTTAAGTTTTGGTTCTGTTGATGTGGGAACCATAAACAATATAAAAGAAATAGCTAAAATCTTGAAAAAGAAAGATATTTTGTTTCATACTGATGCTGTGGCGGCAGTGGGTAACGTTCATATAGATGTAAGGGATCTTGGTGTGGACTCCTTATCTTTTAGTTCTCACATTTTTGGCGGTCCTAAGGGAGTAGGCGGTTTTTATCTTAGAGATGGCCTGAGATTTATGCCTCTAATTTATGGCGGGCCCCAAGAATTTGGCAAAAGAGCTGGTACAGAGAACGTGCCGGGAATAATTGGTATTGGAGTTGCAGCTGAATTGGCAATGCTAAACCTTGATAAAAGGATTGAAAAAAGAAATAAATTAATATCTGAAATTAAAAAAATACTTTCTCTCGATGGTATAAAACTCGTAGGAAAGGATCTTGAAAGGTTACCAGGACACCTTTCTTTTATTATAGATAAAGTCAAAAGTTCAGATATGATTTCTTATCTTGAATCAAACGATATATACGTTTCGAGTGGTTCCCCATGCGTTTCTTACGCGCTTAAAGCTTCGCCAGTTCTTATAAGCATGGGATATACCTTTGAACAGGCGTCAAGCATAATAGCACTATCTACAAGCCACAAAACTACCGAAGAAGAAATAGGCCTTTTCCTTGAAATTTTTGAAAGGGGTATCAAGAAGCTAAGGCGCTAG
- a CDS encoding bactofilin family protein: MLFKVKRGSSPVSPDTILSHKNEFSGTLKGDGNVRIDSLFDGEITIDGELFVGQDGKVNANVKAKKVSVFGEIRGNIEAIEGLIIHNSGKVYGDVKVGVLFVDEGAILEGKSEMLRP, from the coding sequence ATGTTGTTTAAAGTTAAAAGAGGTAGTAGTCCTGTAAGTCCCGATACAATTTTGAGCCATAAAAATGAATTTTCTGGGACCCTTAAGGGGGATGGGAATGTAAGAATTGACTCTTTGTTCGATGGTGAAATTACCATCGATGGTGAACTCTTTGTGGGGCAGGATGGAAAGGTAAATGCAAACGTTAAGGCAAAGAAAGTTTCAGTTTTTGGTGAGATAAGAGGGAATATTGAGGCTATTGAAGGGTTAATAATTCATAACAGCGGGAAGGTTTATGGAGATGTCAAGGTTGGAGTGTTGTTTGTGGATGAAGGGGCAATACTTGAAGGAAAAAGCGAGATGTTGAGGCCCTGA
- the metG gene encoding methionine--tRNA ligase, which translates to MAKSFYITTPIYYVNDRPHIGHAYTTVACDVLARFRRLEGRDVFFLTGTDEHGKKIQKAAEESSSDSKSYVDRFAKIFQDAWFALNISNDDFIRTTQERHYKAVAKFWQIVNNNGDIYKGKYSGWYCVPCETFFSDEQLVNGKCPDCGREVEWMEEESYFFRLSKYTEPLLDLYNNKKKFVMPDFRRNEVIQFVKQGLKDLSISRSKFSWGIKVPDDPGHVIYVWFDALLNYLTAAGFAEDEEKFKRIWPADVHVVGKEIVRFHAVIWPAMLMSAKLPLPKMVFGHGWWTMEGEKMSKSKGNVVDIWALSKDVGVDPMRYFLMKAVPFGQDGDFSYKSLKEILNADLANDFGNLLNRTASMLERYNNSSLTEADKFFNKESFVNLRAIFDGMKERIERYYDNLSFSFVLEEIMTLIKGANKFLDQTAPWRSFKERGFDLEVASTFYHVFEIIRLSSIALYPFMPTISKDVLRRLSIYKKPSWSEFSWGLLPLPCKVEKGEPIFKRLET; encoded by the coding sequence ATGGCAAAATCTTTCTACATTACTACCCCAATATATTATGTAAATGATAGACCACACATAGGTCACGCTTATACGACTGTGGCATGTGATGTACTTGCAAGATTCAGGAGGCTGGAAGGAAGAGATGTTTTTTTTCTAACTGGGACAGACGAGCACGGTAAGAAAATCCAGAAAGCTGCAGAAGAAAGCTCTTCAGATTCAAAATCATACGTAGATCGATTTGCCAAAATTTTTCAAGATGCGTGGTTTGCCCTTAATATTTCTAACGATGACTTTATAAGGACAACACAAGAAAGGCATTATAAAGCGGTTGCTAAATTCTGGCAAATTGTTAACAACAATGGAGATATATATAAAGGAAAGTATTCCGGATGGTATTGTGTGCCATGCGAAACTTTTTTTTCAGATGAACAGCTTGTGAATGGGAAATGTCCTGATTGTGGCAGAGAGGTAGAATGGATGGAGGAAGAATCCTATTTTTTTAGGCTTTCAAAATATACAGAGCCACTTTTAGATCTTTACAACAACAAAAAAAAATTTGTTATGCCCGATTTTAGAAGGAATGAAGTGATTCAGTTTGTAAAGCAGGGCTTAAAGGATCTTTCTATATCGAGAAGCAAATTTTCCTGGGGGATAAAGGTTCCTGATGATCCAGGACATGTAATATATGTTTGGTTTGATGCGCTATTAAACTATCTTACTGCTGCTGGATTTGCAGAAGATGAAGAGAAATTTAAAAGAATATGGCCTGCTGATGTTCACGTGGTTGGTAAAGAAATTGTTCGTTTCCATGCGGTAATCTGGCCTGCTATGTTGATGAGTGCGAAACTTCCATTGCCAAAAATGGTTTTTGGCCATGGTTGGTGGACTATGGAGGGGGAAAAGATGTCAAAATCTAAGGGGAATGTGGTTGACATATGGGCTTTATCGAAAGATGTTGGAGTAGATCCTATGAGATACTTTTTGATGAAAGCAGTGCCGTTTGGACAGGATGGAGATTTTTCTTATAAAAGTCTAAAGGAGATATTAAATGCCGATCTTGCTAATGACTTTGGAAATCTTTTAAATAGAACTGCATCAATGCTTGAAAGATATAATAATAGCTCTCTAACTGAAGCAGATAAGTTTTTTAATAAAGAGAGTTTTGTAAATTTAAGGGCTATTTTTGATGGTATGAAGGAAAGGATTGAAAGGTATTATGACAATCTTTCTTTCAGCTTTGTACTTGAGGAGATAATGACATTAATTAAGGGTGCAAATAAATTTTTGGACCAAACTGCCCCCTGGAGATCCTTTAAGGAAAGAGGATTTGATTTAGAGGTTGCAAGCACTTTTTATCACGTTTTTGAGATAATAAGACTTTCTTCTATTGCTCTATATCCATTTATGCCCACAATATCTAAAGATGTTTTAAGAAGACTTTCTATATATAAAAAACCTTCCTGGTCTGAATTTAGTTGGGGGTTATTGCCTTTGCCTTGCAAAGTTGAAAAGGGTGAGCCTATTTTCAAGAGGCTAGAAACCTGA
- a CDS encoding pseudouridine synthase, with amino-acid sequence MRINKFLSFSGLTSRRKAETLVLSGKVEVNDKVISDLSYKVDLNKDVIKVDGKLVEIKKRRHYLLFYKPRWVLTALGKDPGGLKTLDGYLKGLKLRLFPAGRLDFDSEGLLLLTDDGEFAHKIHHPSFKVIKKYQVLVNPVFDMVDKERVLSGCVLMGKFVKPDNFKILKNLSDASWLEIAFHEGMKHLIKEYLKKMGYSVKRLIRVGIGDFKLTGIPGSYRWLSEEEVSNFKKKYFGDTAGDSDGEY; translated from the coding sequence ATGCGCATTAATAAGTTTTTGAGTTTTTCTGGTCTAACTTCTAGAAGGAAGGCAGAGACACTTGTCCTATCTGGAAAAGTTGAGGTTAATGACAAAGTTATTTCTGATCTGTCTTATAAGGTTGATCTGAATAAAGACGTTATAAAGGTTGATGGCAAATTAGTTGAAATAAAAAAAAGAAGACATTATTTGCTTTTTTATAAGCCGAGATGGGTTTTAACTGCTCTTGGAAAAGACCCAGGAGGCTTAAAAACGTTAGATGGATATCTTAAAGGCTTAAAACTAAGGCTTTTCCCTGCAGGGAGATTGGATTTCGACTCTGAAGGGTTGCTTCTTTTGACAGATGATGGGGAATTTGCTCACAAAATACATCATCCATCCTTTAAGGTTATTAAAAAGTATCAAGTTTTAGTCAATCCTGTATTTGATATGGTTGATAAGGAAAGAGTACTTTCAGGTTGTGTTTTGATGGGAAAGTTTGTTAAACCAGATAACTTTAAGATACTCAAAAATTTATCTGATGCCTCTTGGTTAGAAATAGCATTTCATGAAGGAATGAAACACCTTATAAAAGAGTATCTAAAAAAAATGGGATATAGCGTTAAAAGGTTGATTAGGGTAGGAATTGGAGATTTTAAATTAACTGGAATTCCGGGATCGTATAGGTGGTTGAGCGAAGAAGAAGTGTCTAATTTCAAAAAAAAGTATTTTGGTGATACGGCTGGTGATAGCGATGGAGAATATTAA
- a CDS encoding DUF4446 family protein yields MFIIVAFSVFNLVIISAMFIFIKRSFSEFASLSPAGRTLILNRIKELESRLESVENNYKVLSGDVEKIFIKLKHAFQGSGIIRYDAFDNISGMYSFSYALLDANKNGIIITSIMSRDFTRVYAKEVSNGNVNLEISPEEKKALEIAISKIN; encoded by the coding sequence GTGTTTATTATTGTGGCCTTTTCTGTCTTCAACTTAGTTATAATTAGCGCTATGTTTATATTTATAAAGAGATCTTTTTCTGAATTTGCATCCCTTAGCCCAGCTGGTAGAACGCTTATCCTAAATAGAATTAAGGAGCTTGAAAGCAGATTAGAAAGTGTTGAGAACAATTATAAAGTTTTATCTGGTGATGTAGAAAAAATATTTATAAAACTAAAACATGCTTTTCAGGGTTCGGGGATTATTCGTTATGATGCTTTTGATAATATTAGTGGTATGTATTCCTTTTCTTATGCGCTATTGGATGCAAACAAAAATGGTATTATTATAACCTCCATAATGAGCAGAGATTTTACAAGAGTTTATGCGAAGGAAGTATCCAATGGAAACGTCAATCTTGAAATATCGCCTGAGGAGAAAAAAGCTCTAGAAATAGCAATAAGTAAAATTAATTAG
- a CDS encoding M23 family metallopeptidase → MPKKLNDEITFMIVPHSGHTPFSFKIRWGVLVFFLSVLFFGALFVIWTFILALSVNSRLSDYQILKFQNARQSEEIRQLKVESEALKKDIKRLSDEEKELRKNLGISEPSDQNSKVKSDQSSSIEGIRQDNSIELSLLFSSSADPRFINIKNDLSIIRTQLSYRERSFNQVAQIAKRKINEYASFPTGFPADGVITSYFGYRPAFGDFHPGIDVAAGYGSPIYATGDGVVVFAGWYLSGYGLTVIIDHGNGYETLYAHDSSFAVKVGQRVKKNQVIAYIGLTGFTTGPHVHYEVHHYGRVINPMSVIGANPAEL, encoded by the coding sequence ATGCCAAAGAAATTGAACGACGAAATTACATTTATGATAGTGCCTCACTCAGGGCATACTCCCTTTTCGTTCAAAATAAGATGGGGGGTTTTAGTTTTCTTTTTAAGCGTACTCTTTTTTGGGGCTCTCTTTGTGATATGGACCTTTATTTTAGCATTAAGTGTAAATTCAAGGCTTTCAGATTACCAGATTCTGAAATTTCAAAATGCACGCCAATCTGAGGAGATAAGACAATTAAAAGTTGAGTCAGAAGCTCTAAAAAAGGATATAAAGCGTCTTAGCGATGAGGAAAAGGAACTAAGAAAAAACCTTGGCATATCTGAACCATCAGATCAAAATTCTAAAGTCAAATCAGATCAAAGTTCTTCAATAGAGGGAATAAGGCAAGATAACTCGATTGAATTAAGTTTGTTGTTTAGTTCTTCAGCGGATCCAAGATTTATAAATATAAAAAACGATCTATCTATTATTAGGACTCAACTTTCCTACAGAGAAAGGAGTTTTAACCAGGTTGCTCAAATAGCTAAGAGAAAGATTAATGAATATGCTTCTTTCCCTACTGGTTTTCCTGCAGATGGTGTAATTACGTCTTATTTTGGATATAGACCGGCTTTTGGCGATTTTCATCCTGGAATAGACGTTGCAGCGGGTTATGGTTCGCCAATATATGCCACTGGTGACGGTGTTGTTGTCTTTGCTGGATGGTATTTATCTGGTTATGGATTAACAGTGATAATTGATCATGGTAACGGTTACGAAACCCTTTATGCTCACGATAGTTCTTTTGCAGTTAAAGTTGGGCAAAGAGTTAAAAAAAATCAAGTAATTGCGTACATAGGCCTAACGGGCTTCACGACTGGTCCTCATGTTCATTATGAGGTTCATCATTATGGAAGGGTAATAAACCCAATGTCAGTAATTGGAGCAAATCCAGCAGAGCTTTAA